A window from Heteronotia binoei isolate CCM8104 ecotype False Entrance Well chromosome 15, APGP_CSIRO_Hbin_v1, whole genome shotgun sequence encodes these proteins:
- the LOC132583965 gene encoding olfactory receptor 14I1-like — protein MSNLTFNSEFLLLEFSEIWELQILHFLVFLVLYLATMTGNLLIIATIALDQHLHTSMYFFLMNLAILDISSVSVIIPKSMANSITSSKSISYSGCVAQVFFYFLFASTDFAILTVMARDCYVAICNPLQYKTIMHKKACVQMASSAWITCFLYAAMHTGSTFSMSFCSNVVNQFFCEIPSLLNISCSDLYLVEVGLLVFGCSLSLGCFIFIIVTYVHIFSAVLKIPSVHGQRKALSTCIPHLTVVCLFESTAVLVYTRPATNSSSGQDLVITILYSMVPPLMNPVIYSMRNKNIKVALWKLLGISKASDTISRIVL, from the coding sequence ATGTCCAATCTCACCTTCAACTCTGAATTTTTGCTGCTGGAATTTTCAGAAATCTGGGAACTGCAGATCTTACATTTCCTTGTATTCCTGGTGTTGTACTTGGCCACCATGACTGGGAATCTTCTCATCATTGCCACAATAGCCCTTGACCAGCACCTGCACACCTCCATGTACTTCTTTCTCATGAACTTGGCCATACTGGATATCAGTTCTGTTTCTGTCATCATACCCAAATCAATGGCCAATTCCATCACAAGTAGCAAGTCAATCTCTTACTCTGGATGTGTTGCCCAAGTtttcttttatttcttatttgcaTCAACAGATTTTGCCATCCTGACTGTTATGGCACGTGATTGCTATGTTGCTATCTGTAACCCATTGCAATATAAGACAATTATGCACAAAAAAGCCTGTGTTCAAATGGCCAGCAGTGCATGGATTACTTGTTTTCTTTACGCTGCAATGCACACTGGTAGCACGTTTTCTATGAGTTTCTGCTCTAATGTTGTTAACCAGTTCTTCTGTGAAATTCCATCATTACTGAATATTTCCTGTTCAGACTTATACCTAGTTGAAGTTGGACTTCTTGTGTTTGGTTGTAGCTTGTCATTAGGCTGTTTCATCTTCATCATTGTAACTTATGTGCACATCTTCTCTGCAGTGCTTAAAATCCCTTCAGTGCATGGTCAGAGAAAGGCTCTTTCTACTTGCATTCCCCACCTCACTGTTGTCTGTCTGTTTGAGTCCACTGCAGTTTTAGTTTATACAAGGCCTGCAACTAATTCTTCATCTGGCCAAGACCTAGTCATTACTATTTTATATTCCATGGTTCCACCCTTAATGAATCCAGTGATCTACAGCATGAGAAACAAGAACATCAAGGTTGCACTATGGAAACTGTTGGGTATCAGTAAGGCTTCAGATACTATTTCCAGAATTGTTCTGTGA
- the LOC132583400 gene encoding olfactory receptor 14A16-like: MINQTTVTEFILQGFSDMRELQILHFLAFLTLYLATLMGNFLIIITVALVHHLHTPMYFFLVVLSSVDACFISSTVPKSMVNSFMNDNRISFSGCVCQLFFVVACTTAEVSLLTVMAYDRYVAICHPLQYTLIMNWNACFQMTTIALILSVINGMIQTANTFRLHFCWSNVVEQYFCDIPQLLRISCTDTKFNEIFTFVCVLTVGFFCLVVILVSYSYIFSAVFKIQPGRGKYKAFSTCIPHLTMFSLFVFTVMFTYMRPQEMLSPSIDLLAAVLYAVLPPLMNPVIYTLRNKDIQVALRKRKSLNVT; encoded by the coding sequence ATGATAAACCAAACAACGGTGACTGAATTCATCCTTCAAGGATTCTCTGATATGCGAGAACTACAGATTTTACATTTTCTGGCGTTTCTCACTCTATACTTAGCAACATTGATGGGAAATTTCCTCATCATCATAACCGTAGCCTTGGTTCATCACCTTCACACCCCTATGTATTTTTTCCTGGTTGTCTTGTCATCAGTAGATGCCTGTTTCATTTCTTCCACTGTTCCCAAATCCATGGTCAATTCCTTTATGAATGACAACCGGATTTCTTTCTCAGGATGTGTCTGCCAACTCTTCTTTGTTGTTGCATGCACTACTGCAGAAGTTTCCCTGCTCACTGTCATGGCTTATGACCGCTATGTCGCAATCTGCCATCCTCTACAATATACACTGATCATGAACTGGAATGCCTGCTTCCAAATGACAACTATTGCTTTGATTTTGAGTGTAATCAATGGAATGATACAAACAGCAAACACATTTAGGCTACACTTCTGCTGGTCCAATGTAGTTGAACAATATTTCTGTGATATCCCTCAGTTGTTAAGGATATCTTGCACAGATACCAAATTCAATGAGATCTTTACTTTTGTCTGTGTTCTTACTGTGGGTTTTTTCTGCTTAGTGGTCATATTGGTTTCCTACAGTTACATCTTCTCTGCTGTGTTCAAAATCCAGCCAGGCCGAGGGAAGTATAAAGCTTTTTCTACCTGCATCCCACACTTGACTATGTTTTCTCTTTTTGTCTTTACTGTCATGTTTACTTATATGAGACCACAGGAGATGCTGTCTCCATCTATAGACCTGTTAGCTGCTGTTTTGTATGCTGTTTTGCCACCACTCATGAATCCTGTCATTTATACCCTGAGAAACAAAGACATTCAAGTGGctctaaggaagaggaaaagTTTGAATGTGACATAA